The Cyclopterus lumpus isolate fCycLum1 chromosome 18, fCycLum1.pri, whole genome shotgun sequence nucleotide sequence TCCTAGTTTGGTGAAGGCAGCTCCAGCTGCAGAGAAGATCTCACCAacctgtggaacacacactttAGCGTTAAAACCGGACACAGTGTCTGGTAATGTAAGACTCGAGTAACTGGAAATGTAGTTGCATCGAGTATGCAtggactgtatataagaagtccATGTATTcatcgtgatgtcacccattagTTTGTGGACTGTCAGTATGAAATCTTGAATTTCGCAATTTCGCCATCTTGGAATACAGCTGTCGCAACCGATAAACAGGCGTTACCATATTAGGAATCCAGGAAAGGAGTGGCGTAGAGACGCCATATACAGCTCTGATAGCGGCagagagctgtcaatcacagtaaaccTGTCCTAAAGCAtgccctgctttatggtctatttgactctcaatggaccataatttactaaatgaacatcatgctgtaatgaagacttgaaactagagattgagaccataaactcatgtttacaatgtgagGGAGTATTTACTGAGGGAGTAACTCAAGTGAAAAGTAGAgtccttttctcatagacttctatacaatctgacttatattattattcggaggagacgccccctgctggccattagaataATTAGAGAATGCACTTCCGCATCGGCTTCAcacagaaccggaggttgcctgCATCATTCCATGGGGATTGGACACAATCTCATGAACACGTGTGCAATGCACTATGCAGTGTGGGGGATCGACTAAATCACCGAAAGTATGATGACAAACGCACAATATAGCCATGCATGACCAGGTTCTATCGGTATCACGGTGCTGCTATTAACAGCCTCCGCTGTCCTGGTTTAAGGCTGCAGGGATTTGCTCCACTTCAGACAACGTGAGGACCGACTGGGTGAACGCAGACTCTGGCGTATACAGGTCATAAAACAAGCTGGATGGCAACAGGGACCGCACACACTTTAAACGACAGGCGTTTCGCAAAGAACTGATCAAAGTAGCCGACATCCCTGAATCCATATCTCAACAGTACGGTAACTTTTCATTCACCGTTTATGCGCTCGCGAGCAGCGGCGGGAAACATACCAGGGGCTTGAGCGTTTGTGTACGTTAAGTAATATAACCAATACGCTAAATACGTTAAACTACTTCTCAGTAGTTCGTGAGTAAAATAAACTTACTTTAGTGGAAGCTGAGGTCATTGTGCGGGTCTCGGTGATACCATGGACTGTGTGCGGTCTTTATTGTGTCGGAGCCTCAGTGATGTCTTCCAGTGGACGGAACCGCCGATACGACGCTAACAGTGTAGGTTAGCTAGCTACACAGTTAGCCTGCGGTGCTCCTCCTGATGGAGCAGGGTATCTAGAAATCTGCTCTTCCGCCGCGTTTAGCGCGTCAGAGCCCGGAGAAGATTTCCAACAGTTGAACCAAACGCTGCATTGTGCTATGAAAGTTTATTTGTATCTGCTGTAAAAATGTTACGACTGGAGAGCAACAGCGCGGAATAAAACGACTAGGATAGTGCCGCCTTCAATGTCTCCTCGTAATCTCCATGTTCAGGGATGCTCTTTATTGGCGTCCCTTGTTTGAGACAGTAGAACGCAACAGTGGGGTTTCTTGTATTACAAACAACGGTACACTCAACATAAAAACAGTAACATTTAGAAACGTACACAATAAAAGGAGGAACACAATGATGACGTTGCTCGAATACATATGATAGTTCAAGGAGCTGCTTGCATTCAGTAgcaatatattgatatttagaTGTAGTTACATTCAAGTGGTTTCAATTAATCTTGTGCTTTTGAAAGCCTTTGGGACTTTTAAAAAGACTGCAAATCGAGAAGCTTTGAACGCAGCACAGTGACATCTGGTGGTTTGCAGAAATTACAGTAGCCATTCAAGTTTCAATCAAAACAAgagtgaggctgtgtgtgttcatgttattCTGTTATATTACACTACAATAAAGTATTATCATAACCTGGGATTTGTTTTTTGGAACCAGCTTTACAGAATCAGATACTGACATATGGAACAGTAGAAAATACAACATGTAAAACCAccttcttgattcttgttgttctgagtttcagaatggttgaatgcactttttttgtgtaagtcgctttggataaaagtgtcagctaaattaaatataatgtaatataatgtacaAGCACCAGTATACAAACCACCAATAGCATCAGATGATGAGTGGGTGCAAGCCTCCCCCTAAAAAAGCACTACAGTTTCTGTTGGtttaccaaataaataaatcagtctATTAAAATTCTTTCCCCTCAGATGTCACATCTGACGACACCGCAGTCCCCATTTCAGCACGAAAGCCAACCATTACATCTTGTGTAGACTACATTAAAGTGAACCCTTCTCAGAACTGGTATTTACTACTTTCCCAGATGTTCAAGGGCAACGTCCTGGTAATAAACTGGGAAATATATGTGTTTACAACATACGGAGAACCTGCCCAAAGGCACTAttttgtactttactttacttacaACGTAAACATATGCCAGCAAATAACAACAGTaagttttaaaaagtcagtGCACAGAGCAACAACGGAAAGAAGGataaaaagaaacaattaaaTTGGTCTGCTTTGACTGAATGTTTCCGTAATTCCGACGGTAGGTACTTGAAGGCAGCGTATGAACTTCATGCCGTGTCCTCATCGTGTCGTTTAAACCAGTAAATACGACCAGGCTAAATGCACCACCACCAAACAGAATATTATATTCACCTTAATCTATTCATCTATTTTGATTGCATAtgtagatagaaagatagatatatactgtattcatcctcagggggaaatgtgtttgaaacagcagcaagcatgtttacaatatatacaataaaatgaaatagcagggcaggacatattacatttaagaatttaaacaataaaggaaatcaaaaataaatgaaagtgtatacagtttGTATCTGCATTAACTATTCGCAACACAACACAAGTATACATTTGTAGGTAAGGCCGACCCTTACAAATAATGCGTCAATAAACAAGGTTTCTTGTTCTCCCCCATTCTACAGACATTGCGTGAATGCAGCATGAGCGATCCGAAAGTCACGTGACTTAGGATCGCATGGTCACGTGGTGCATACGTTTACATCCGGACAGTTTAGGTGAAAAGCTTCACGAAAACTTCTCAAAGAGCTCACGCGGTGACTTTTTGACATCAATAATCATTCTTAAAGTCTAATTGGAGCCTTTCTGTCTTGTGTGGTCAAACCataaaatcaaatatatataaatcggcatatttatattaacatttaGGCCAGTAAttcacttaaaaaagaaaagtaaagaaacgTTTTTAGATGAACGGACTCAACATCGCGGACACTTCCGGGTGCTCAGTCACAGTCATCTGACCGAACAAGTGACCGATGTCGGGCCAGCAAGTCAACTTTCTTTTGTCAAGGAACGGAGTTTAAATCATGCGCGGTTTGATTTGCGGACCCAAACTCGCCGCGTGCGGTATCGTGTTGAGCACGTGGGGGGTTATAATGTTGGTGAGTGGGATTCTCTTGCTGTACTTTGAATTAGTTTTCATTCTCGGTCATCTTGCTTTGGGGTTTCTTTCCATCTAAAACTCCCCACTGAATCCGTGTCCAAAGGAGACAACGCGCTTCCGTGTTACTGAGACGTGTTAGGGTTTAATTTGTTCTCTCGTTGATATTAAATATACACAACTTTAAACGACCATAACCTGAACCACCACCTCTAAAATCAGGGGTGCTCAAACGGAGTTACTGCAGGTCATTGTCTTCATTAATTTAAAGATGATTTCCTGTGTACTGTTCCATACACTGCTTGTTATGTTGTCCACAAATTAATGAAGTTACTGCGTCTGGTCAAATTCATTAGATGTCATGAAATATTTACATTGTGCATAATCATACTTTGGACGATTATTTGGGTATAATTCCtgatgtctggtgttcatcacatcaaatatttattttcccccCCCCAATTATACAAGacattaattgaattgaatcttaGTTCAGTATCTTCAGGTGTTCTTCAGACCTCTGACTGACTAAAGTGTGCCCTTCAGTAACGagtctccctcctcttcctcaggccATGCTGGGGATTTTCTTCACCACCCATTCAGCAGTGCTGATTGAGGACGTGCCTGTGACGGAGGACATCTTCCAAGAGTGAGGCTTTTATCTAGGCGGCCGCTCCGAGTCTCGATGCCTCGTCCATCGCTCTGCTTAAAAGGGCCGGTGGGTCGGATCTGTCCAGGGCTAGGGGGTCGCCGGCTCAcctctaatgctgcgttcacacccgCGTCAGTTTACTCGCCAGACAAGTTGTGTcgctgatgctgcgttcacgctgatgctgcgttcacgctgatgctgcgttcacgctgatgctgcgttcacgctgatgctgcgttcacgctgatgctgcgttcacgctgatgctgcgttcacgctgatgctgcgttcacgctgatgctgcgttcacgctgatgctgcgttcacgctGATGCTGCGACAGGTGCTTTTCAAAGGGAGTAGGGACATGAAGCTACACACTGTAGCGGTTGCACGCTGACATCCAGCCGCTTGGTTTCACCCTGTGCCGTTCCACATATCAAACGAAACGGCGTGAGCTGGTTCCCCGTGCTATTTAACCACAGAACGCAACGAGCGCTTGAGCAACGCTTCCAACAGCAACTTGCTGACAACGCTGTTGCTCGTAGTGCAAACGCAGCAAATAATACCTTCATCTTAAATAGTTcaccccttcttcttcttctttgtcctctGCTGTTGGACCAAGGACATACTGGACGCTACAGGACTCACTGTCGCGTCTCGGGGTACAAGTGGTACTACGAGACGGGCCGCGGCTCGCTGGTTAGCGCCCCCTTTACAGTAGCTATCTCTGCAGCGTCGGCCTCTTCACACTCTGCTGATAATGTTGGGTCATTCGTTGACTGAAAGAACTAAAACTGAAATTCCGTCCAGATCTGAACCCACTGCACCTTTAGCACACAGTGAACCGTTTCTTCAACAGTACCGTTCCTATAGCGACAGTTCCTGCTTAAAGTCTTTAGTTGCTGTGTCCCCTTTCCTCAGTGGGAACCCTCAGAGGATCTACGGCCTGTACAACAAGGTGGGCTACAACTGCTTCATAGCAGCCGCTATCTACATCCTGTTTGGAGCCTTCTCCTGCTGCCAGATGAAACTCAACAAGCGGAAGGTGATTTCATcctttttagcttttttttacaGGTCCATTTAGACATaaggaagaaaatgtgtttttggacaATTTTAAGCATGTAAACGTGTTCTAGTAGAAACCCAAAACACAAGTATATGATATGGCCCCCCTATTAGAATATGCTTTGGACAGAACAAACGAGATGGACATAAaatcacacacattatattCCGCAATTAGGAATGGAGCATGTGTGTAAGTGGTAATATCATGATCGTTATTTAAAACCACCCATCAGTataatatttcattattaaattGATTCatgatgtattaaatataattctTGCTGCTGTTAATGAtgcattttgtttgtcttgttcTACAGGAGTACCTAGTGCActagcgccacctgctggactgAGGAGTGCCCAGCGGCAGTGTGCGGACGCTGTGCGAGGGcagatgtgtttatttaaaattagaTTAATTCTACCTCTGATCACCTGAAGTGCTGAAATGATTTGACtgaatttgttaaaaaaaaacacaaactcaaaTAGTTGTTCTCCAGAGTTTCAGTGATTCTTCTTGTGGAAAAATTTAAAAGGTTGTACATTATTGTGTCCTGACTACATACTgtacaagagtgtgtgtgggtaatGTTAGTCAAATCAAGTTGTTGATTTCTTTCAGTTTGAAATAATATTCTGAAGCTTGTAATGTCCGTTTCAAACATTAAAGGTATGTTGATAACTGAgtgattagatttttttttttttttttttttttacacaaacccAGATGTTTCACTCAATGTTTTCTTCGTTTTTGACTTCCCAGCTTTACCAAAATATGAGGTCCTAATAATGTGGTAAATGCCTAAATGCCACCCGATGTGAAGTTTTCAGAGACCGAAGTAGTTCTCAGTCTCCAGCATTCCACTCAAAATTGTATATTTCATGCTTCAATGCCGTGGCAGATATGGTGTTGATGCGACCAGCCTCTGGTGGACATTCACACTGTGTCTTAtattcagaaaaagaaaaatatttatttactttttagcTTCCTTATGTTTTTTACAACATTGAATCACTATGGAAACACAGAAAGGTAAGTGGGGAAAAAAGATTGagcagatttgttttttaaaatagtaTTACAATATTATTGTAATACTAATTTCGGCCACAAGAGGATGAAGTGAAAGGGTGAATAGTTTGTCATCTTGGTTCGGGCTGCGGAGCCTTCGTGTTGTCGTGCATTATTGTGAACGTATTGAACACGCCCGTTCCACACAACGCCATTGGTCGATGCCTTTAGTGCGAAAGCTCATAAAGAAACCGATTGAAATTTGTGTCACAGCGTAATATTTTAAGAAAGATTAACACaagttataaaaaaatattttgaagcGCAAATTAATCccacgaagaaaaaaaacggattAATGTACACAGTGTGTGACCTTTTAGAAAATGGAACAACATaattcctttttcttctctctgcccTCTCCGGGCTTCCGTAAATCACAGTCGATGTAATGAGAATCTTTAGTCTCTATATAGTGATGCTGTTTTCGATGCGGCTGGGTAGGAGGAACAGGTACTGAAGCTCCAGTCCTTCATTCTGACTCGCAATATGCTTCTCGATCTCCTTCAACTCTGCTGTGAACCTGTCAATCAGCTCCTGGGCCCGCCCCTCAGTGAAGTGCTCCTCTGCATATTGGCCCAATGGAATCTAggcagaaagaaacacacagtacgtatattttataaaatattcgTTCCAGAAACACCAAACTGTCTTTTGTCCCTTTTACTTCTCTAAACCTagttaaaagaaataatttttctttctttttcactaCTTTTTAAAACTGCTGTTCTTCATAGCTGAATGGCGATGATTGTAATTTGATGACGATTGATTAATTTGTCTGTTCATACGTGCCACTAAATTACAATATCACCTGAAATGACAACGTGAACCAGATGTAATaccttcatgttttaaagtggTGTTTTGGGGTCAATCCACCCAAGATCCAGACCACCACACATTAATCTCATTCATATGTTCTTCAAAATTCATAATTTATATCTGTACTTTAATTATCTGATTGTATTTGTCAGCTTGTAGACACCAATGGTCACTATGGAAACAGAAACAGTGTGTTCTGTGAGCCATCCAAAGAAGCAGGCACCTTGTTCCTGGAAAGACACGCTGCTGGTTAATTATTTTCCAGATAGATTAAAGTCCATTCCCCTCTATTGTAATGTTGTGTCTTAAATAAATAAGGGAGTAAAGTGACTCAAATGCGGAAGACCCAGAGAGGCAAGTCAGGAGAACAAAAGTCTGGTTAACTAAATGGTTTTCTCTTCAGTGTTTATGACTTGAGAACAGGTGGGAAATTAATTTGTCCCAGCACTCTAAACACAAGAGACAAGCATTGTGTGTTATTTAGAACATTGGATAGTAGTGCAACTTAGCCTCTTGTGGCCAAAATGAGTATTACAGCAACAAAACCCTTTTTCACCTGTCGTTAAATCataaacacagcagagaaaataattaatgtaCGCTCAGACTGAGAAATAGGACGACCAGAATAATTTATTTCTCACTTGCCTCTGAGGACGTCCATACTTGACCCTTTTACTTATCAGCAATGTCAGTCTATCAACATTCTAatttaatatatacagtatatgatctATTGCCACATAAACCAGACAGATGGACTCACTGCATCTGGCTGTGCCCGCCCCAGATGCCATGTGATAGCCATCTGCACACAGGACTGGCTGACGTCCGGAAGGGTGGCCATGATCAACTCCATGGTGACAGCATCCTTGTCTGTTGGTGCGGGTTGTCTCATGGTGCAAGGGGTGTTGGGGACCCAGGCACACCAGTCAaactgggaagaaaaaaagctgtcaacagagagagaatgagcAAAGGATGTGACTGCGGCAACTCCTCGTGGTGTTCAGCACCTGTCCGTTGTTCGTGGCAGCGTGCTGGGCGGTGCTGCTGAAGATGGCCACTGACAGCAGGGTGGAGAGTTCCTCTCTGGTGCCGAGCTTACTGGGCAGACCTGAGCAGACATACACCATCACGAATTACATGCACAAACTATGCATAATTTCTGACAGCGCTTCATCTGAATAATTCCTGCAACGTTCGTACAAATGAGACATCAGTAGGATGTGATAGTTATGCTAGCTCCCGAGTACCTTGCCTCCGTACAGCTCCCTCTACATCTACCTGCCAAGAGAATCGCAAGGAAGTGGTGGGCAACTAGCCAACTGTAATGTATGCTGAGCTAAGGTTAGCTAGGTGGCTGTACCTTAGCTATGCAGATGTACCTTAGCTAGGTGGCTGTACCGTAGCTAGGTGGCTGTACCGTAGCTAGGTGGCTGAACCTTAGCTAGGTGGCTGTACCGTAGCTAGGTGGCTGTACCGTAGCTAGGTGGCTGAACCTTAGCTAGGTGGCTGTACCTTAACTATATGTGGCTGTACCTTAGCTATGCGGCATggatcttgtttttgttgcttcATACCGTGAGCTAATGAAGCAATTTGTACACAGAAAGATAATTATTAGGAGCATTATTCTGAATTTGATATATGATTGTGATGTAATAACGCTCGGTGTGCAAGCAACGGGATGCTGACTGCAGTTCACTTAATGGCCACTGTCACACAAGGATTTTCTGAAAGGTCCACATAGTACCGTTAAGatcttaattaaaaaatacctttttaacCTGGGTGATAATAAAGATAGAAATGCAGGATATTaatactgttcattctgtacacatgacatctattgcatctgtccatccggggagagggatcctcctctgttgctctcctgaaggtttcttcccttttttccctttgaaaggttatttttggggagtttttcctgatccgatgtgaggtcctgggacagggatgtcgtatgtgtacagattgtaaagccctctgaggcaaatttgtaattggtgatattgggctatacaaaataaactgaattgaattgaattaataactGACCAAAGTTGGGGAGTTCTGTGAAGCCTTCCTGTGAGATGTCTCTGATCCAGGCTTGGAGTTCCAGGTCCTCCTGCACATCATGGTCTGACTGGTAGTACAGGCCGACCATACCTGTAACAAAACTGAAGGAAGAGGCACAGTTTAAATGCATCAGGGCCTCAGTGCTGTCCTCAAATCAATAGCACTAAGTGAGCTTGTGTGCAGGATATGAACActaaagacttgaaactcaacCCAATATACAGAAATACAGACAAGCGTATTAGCCAAACCAAGACTCCTTGTATTGGTGTGTTTATTGATTCCTgggaaagaaatgcaaaatCAAGATGTTGTCTTCTTTCATTCTGATAAAACCTTATGTGAACAGTTCAAAAAAAACTTCCTACCCTGAAGACAAAAAAATCTCCAATTATATTACAGAAGTGGAAATGAAAGTGTCTACATTCTGCGGGCCTACTCATCAAGCCAATgatttatatattcattcaaCAAAGGttaatttaatgaataaataatacaatgcaAACTATGTCACAAATATCCATTATAACTTTTAAATGAGGATGTGAAGAAATGCAGAGGAAGCAGTTAACTAATGCAAATGAGATTTTATCCAACAAATTATCCACAACAAATCATTTATTCATATGATAAAAGTTATCAATGGCAAAGTTATTACATATCATATCAGCTCCCATCAGGGCTTCCTCTTTCTATCACTTTTGTTTGATAAATTAATTCACTAAAAAGCCAGAGTGTCTGTGCATCCCATCACCTTCTCTATAAACAAAATATCTCTTTACGCTGATGATATAATACTCTATTTAGGTCCCACTGCCATTTCAATGTCACGTTAAATGAGTCAGAagtacattttgcattttgacatttaaagtATCTGGGTATAGATAGGAGGACAATAGTAAAGACAGCTGTGTACTGTATTAATTTCTTTAGAGACGTATCCACTGTGCAAATCTGGTGAGATACTGGTTGGCATActgcatatataatatagtgAAATATTTGTATGGTCCATTCCAATCTGAAGGATTTAAATCGCTTTAGAAGCTACCAAGCACCTACATATTCGATTTCACtgaaaaatgtcaaagtattaAAGATAAAAACACTCTAACTTCACTTTGGTCTTCAGAATAAAGCTGCAGACCCAGAGTAGTGGGGCTGCTCGTATGAGCGTAGGCTGTAATACCTGAGTATGGCCTCCCACAGCAATAGACTGTGTTCTCTGTAGAAGTAGTTTGGAAGCTGGGAGACGCCTCTGTCAGGGAAGTCAATGGGAGGCTGCAGGGAGCGGTAGGTCAGCACCTTGTACTCTCTCTGAGCCAGAACCACCAGGCCTTCCCCACCCGTAGAGACAACCTACACACAAACCACTGTCAGactgtttttaaatcaataatgtGTCTGTGATGAGGCGCAGGGCCCAGTGACACAGGGCCCAGTGACACACCCTTTTGAAGATGCCATTTGGCGAGAGGAGCTGAGTGCGCCCCCTACAGTTGATCTCTAGAGTGTAACGCAGATGAGGAGCCAGGAGCTGCAGTGGGAAGACACAGAACATAATCTAAAAGAAGAGCACCAACAAAGGAACTGTTACTAATCAAGGTCTGGAAAAAGCATCGAGGAGAAGTACCATGTGACCCACACTCTAATAGGTCACATGGTACACTCTGTATAATGTACCAGCATTCATGTCACTTTATTTTTCACTATATCCTGATAGTAGTACATGAGACAGATAATCTGTGAAAAAATGGAGGAACATATACTTCCTTTTAGTGTTCCTAATTGCATTTGTAAGATTCCACCGCGCCCAAAGAAAATCAACCAATCGGAGTCCAGGACTAACTGGAAACTACAGTTCTGAATAATAAGA carries:
- the rnaseka gene encoding ribonuclease kappa-A, whose amino-acid sequence is MRGLICGPKLAACGIVLSTWGVIMLAMLGIFFTTHSAVLIEDVPVTEDIFQDGNPQRIYGLYNKVGYNCFIAAAIYILFGAFSCCQMKLNKRKEYLVH